The segment GCTAGTGACAACGGTATCCCCTTCATTAATACCTTTGAGAATAGCCACTTGGTCGCCACGTGTGGCGCCAGTCGTTACAAATACTTGTTGCGCTTCCAGCGCTGGCTTGCCTTGCTTGTCTTTCTTATCAGTAGTTTTAGCAATGAAGACGGTTGATCCATAAGGGTTATAAGTCACCGCTGTTTGTGGCAAGGTTAGCAATTTCACTTGATCGCCAAGCTTGATATTCACATTAGCAAACATGCCAGGTAATACTTTCTTGTCTGGGTTGGCAATCTGTGCCTCAATTTGAATATTGCGAGTATTGGTATCCACCTTTGGACTAACCGCGGTAATCTTGCCAGTAAAGCTGGCATCTTTAAATGCATCAGTAGTAACAACAACATCTTGTCCAACTTGAATTTGCTCCGCATTACCTTGAGGTAAGGTGAAATCCACAAATATAGGATCCAAAGTTTGCAAGGTAATTAATTTGTCGCCTGGATTAACGAACTGGCCAGGGTTAATTGACACAATGCCAACACGTCCGCTAAATGGAGCCTTTAGATTTTTCTTGGCAACCAAAGCAGTTTGCGCTTCGACCTGAGCTTGCTTTGATTTTGCGTCGGCATTACTGGTATCAAAAACGTTTTTACTAATAGCCTGAATCGCTAACTGCTGCTTATCGCGCTCGCTAATAACTTTTGCGAGATCTGCCATTGCTTTTAAGGAATTGAGTTGCGCAACATCTGAAGCATCATTTAACTTAATCAGCAAATCACCCTCTTTAACATCTTGACCAGATTTAACAGGCACGGCTTGGACTAAACCGCCAATTTCTGTGCTGAGATCAACCCCTCTAAATGCGCGGACGTTACCAACACTCGTTAGCTTTGGTTGCCATTCTGAAGTTGCAACCACCATCGTAGAAACAGTGGCTGGCGGCAAACCCATTCCTGATATGAAATGCTTAATCATGAATGACTTGAACTGATTAAAAGCAAAAATCAGCCCCAACAATAAGAAGACTCCGCATAGCATGATTGTCATGCGACGTGGCAATGGCTCCATTGCCATCAGCTTGGCATATGCCTTTGTACCGCGCCACTTCACACCCATGCGCGCATAGAATGCTTTGGCTTTTTCCCAAAGGGCTAAAGCTTTTTCACGTAACCGCCATTGCACTGCCTTTAGCTTTAACCATGCCCAGATGGCAAGAACAGCGGCAATCAGTTTGCTTTTAATTGTTTCCAGAAGTTTCATTTTGATCTTTGTTCGCTATGTCTTTTGGTTTGAAGGCTGGACCAACTCGGTTCCACCAGCCACCGCCTAATGCCGCAAATAATGCTGCTGTATCTGAGAATCGCGTTGCTTGAGCAGCAACGGATTTGACTTTGGCTTGTTGATACTGATTTTGGTAATAGAGCACTGCCAAATAACTTGCGGTTCCCAATTTGTACTGTTTCTGCACAAGGTCTAAGGTTTCATAGGCATAACGCTCTGCATCAGAAGCCGCCTTAAGTGCTTGAGCGCCAGTCTCTAGAGCGCGCAGGGCATTAGCAACTTCCTGAAATGCATTCAAGACGGTAGCCTGATATTGAAAAGCGGCTTGCTCATAATTGGCCAGTGCGCCACGACGCTGCGCCAGCAATTGACCGCCTTGGAACAAGGGCTGCAAGATTCCGCCGCCAATAGACCATAAAGCAGAGTTAGGACCAAATAGCGCTGCGGAAGTAAGAGCGGCAGAACCAATAGATCCAGTGATATTAAATTGCGGCAACAAGTTTGCTGTTGCAACCCCAACAAATGCATTCTGCGCTTTTAATTGAGCTTCGGCAGCACGAACATCTGGACGTTGGCGCACAAGACTTGAAGGAACCGAGAGCGGCAACTTTTCAGGCAAATGTAATTTGCTTAAATCAAAATGAGCAATGTCAGCATTACCAGGCACCTCACCCACTAAGACCGCAAGTTGATTGCGTGTAAACGCCAAATTTCTTTCGTAATTCAATAAATCCACTTGTGAATTCGATACCAATGTTCTTTGGGAAGTGACATCGACTTTTGAAACAGTACCAATCACCAACTGCTTTTCTGTTACTTCGGCAAGATTAGTTTGCGCCTTCAAGATTTCTTCAGTAGCACTCATCTGCGCACGCAGAGCGGCTTCTCTTACTGCATTTGTGACCACATTAGCCGTTAAGGAAAGGTATGCGCCCTCTAACTGAAACTGTGCAACCTCTGCCTGCGCTCTAGCGCCTTCCACTGCGCGGCGAGCCCCTCCAAACACATCCAGCTTGTAACTTACATTCACAGAGGTGTTGTAAAGATTGTAGGTATCAGATCCATATGGCAAACCATAAATAGCTGAAGGTTGTAGCTGACGACTAGCGCCTGCACCAAGACCGATCGCAGGAAAGTATTGCCCACCAATTTGAGCATTTACGTTTTCTTGAGATGCACGCAATGCAGCATCAGCTGCACCTAAATTTGGATTTTGCTCTAATGCTTTTTTAATCAAGGCATCTAGTTCAGGAGATTTGTATAGCTCCCACCACTGCGCCTCTATATCTGCCCCCTCAACAAACTCTTGATCCGTTCCACCTGGCACACCAGGGGCGGTTGCTAGTTTTTTGACTACCGGACCCTCGGTATAAGAAGAGGTTTTAGGCGCCTCAGGTTGCTTAAAGTCAGGACCAACAGCACATGCTGAAAGCAAACTCACGCACAGGATCGGGAGCAGCTTGAAATACGAGAAAGAAGGATTCTTTAAAAAAAACATGGGTGCGGCAAATATTCTCTTTTGTAAGAGTTATTTGAACACAAAAATGCTACAGGGGTTATGTAACACCCTGATTTATCTACTGAAATTTGTACACAAGTTTATGTGAAAGTCAAATAAGCAAAAAATTATTCGACTGTTACGCTTTTCGCTAAATTACGTGGCTTATCAACATCTGTACCACGCACACATGCTGTGTGATATGCCAACAACTGCAGTGGAACAACATGCAGAATAGGCGAAAGATTTCCATAATGCTCTGGCAATCGAATCACATTAATGCCATCGCTATTTACGATTTCGGTGTCTTGATCGGCAAAGACATAAAGCCTGCCACCGCGTGCCTTCACTTCTTGCATATTGGACTTCAACTTTTCAAGAAGCACGTCATTAGGAGCCACTGTCACCACTGGCATTTTGTCTGTTACGAGTGC is part of the Polynucleobacter tropicus genome and harbors:
- a CDS encoding efflux RND transporter periplasmic adaptor subunit; this encodes MEPLPRRMTIMLCGVFLLLGLIFAFNQFKSFMIKHFISGMGLPPATVSTMVVATSEWQPKLTSVGNVRAFRGVDLSTEIGGLVQAVPVKSGQDVKEGDLLIKLNDASDVAQLNSLKAMADLAKVISERDKQQLAIQAISKNVFDTSNADAKSKQAQVEAQTALVAKKNLKAPFSGRVGIVSINPGQFVNPGDKLITLQTLDPIFVDFTLPQGNAEQIQVGQDVVVTTDAFKDASFTGKITAVSPKVDTNTRNIQIEAQIANPDKKVLPGMFANVNIKLGDQVKLLTLPQTAVTYNPYGSTVFIAKTTDKKDKQGKPALEAQQVFVTTGATRGDQVAILKGINEGDTVVTSGQLKLKNGTPLIINNKVQPANSPDPKPQE
- a CDS encoding efflux transporter outer membrane subunit — its product is MSLLSACAVGPDFKQPEAPKTSSYTEGPVVKKLATAPGVPGGTDQEFVEGADIEAQWWELYKSPELDALIKKALEQNPNLGAADAALRASQENVNAQIGGQYFPAIGLGAGASRQLQPSAIYGLPYGSDTYNLYNTSVNVSYKLDVFGGARRAVEGARAQAEVAQFQLEGAYLSLTANVVTNAVREAALRAQMSATEEILKAQTNLAEVTEKQLVIGTVSKVDVTSQRTLVSNSQVDLLNYERNLAFTRNQLAVLVGEVPGNADIAHFDLSKLHLPEKLPLSVPSSLVRQRPDVRAAEAQLKAQNAFVGVATANLLPQFNITGSIGSAALTSAALFGPNSALWSIGGGILQPLFQGGQLLAQRRGALANYEQAAFQYQATVLNAFQEVANALRALETGAQALKAASDAERYAYETLDLVQKQYKLGTASYLAVLYYQNQYQQAKVKSVAAQATRFSDTAALFAALGGGWWNRVGPAFKPKDIANKDQNETSGNN